Proteins encoded in a region of the Brevundimonas vesicularis genome:
- a CDS encoding DUF6880 family protein — MARRPASPKRLNAANLSGLGAERLGELLMQAADADAILKRRLRLVMAAEAGPDLLALEIDKRLTTIAASRARVSWRKRPDLLRDLEILRAAIVEDLAEAAPAMGLERLIGWFDLFRGLATRVKDQKGELADAFETAASDLWRIAEAAVRTDESTVGLLAEAVARQPLEYARWIGAGGDDLTADMAKRLLDRLDTASSARGMRTVVRRLADRAGDLDLWLSMTTPEEQGSPDFAAVMAKRLLVADRVPEARQALEAALKPSAGNRRWTFGRSPQAEPPVLTPAWEATSIDLLEAEGRKEEAQGLRWAMFERDLSAPLLRAYLARLPDFDDVEALDRALAHAATYADVETALGFLMDWPAHREAAALVERRIREVRAPLPLKADWAARLAQKYPDAAERLLAAP; from the coding sequence ATGGCCCGACGTCCCGCCTCGCCCAAACGCCTGAACGCCGCAAATCTCAGCGGCTTGGGCGCTGAGCGTCTGGGCGAACTGCTGATGCAGGCGGCGGATGCGGATGCGATCCTGAAGCGGCGGCTCAGGCTGGTGATGGCGGCTGAGGCGGGGCCGGATCTGCTGGCTCTGGAAATCGACAAGCGATTGACAACCATCGCGGCCAGCCGCGCGCGCGTGTCGTGGCGAAAGCGGCCGGACCTGCTGCGCGATCTGGAGATTCTGCGGGCTGCAATCGTCGAGGATTTGGCCGAGGCCGCGCCGGCGATGGGGTTGGAGCGATTGATCGGCTGGTTCGACCTGTTTCGCGGCTTGGCGACGCGGGTCAAGGATCAGAAGGGCGAACTGGCCGACGCGTTCGAAACGGCAGCCTCGGACCTGTGGCGGATCGCCGAGGCTGCGGTTCGGACGGACGAAAGCACAGTGGGTCTGCTGGCGGAGGCGGTGGCGCGGCAACCGCTCGAATACGCCCGCTGGATCGGCGCGGGCGGCGACGATCTGACGGCGGACATGGCCAAGAGGCTGCTGGATCGTCTCGATACTGCATCCAGCGCGCGCGGCATGCGGACGGTCGTGCGACGGCTGGCCGACCGGGCGGGCGATCTGGACCTGTGGCTGTCGATGACGACGCCGGAGGAACAGGGCTCGCCGGATTTTGCGGCGGTGATGGCCAAGCGGCTGCTGGTCGCGGACCGTGTGCCCGAAGCGCGTCAGGCGCTGGAGGCGGCGCTCAAGCCTTCGGCGGGCAACCGGCGCTGGACCTTCGGGCGATCGCCGCAGGCCGAACCGCCGGTCCTGACGCCGGCATGGGAGGCGACCTCGATCGACCTCTTGGAAGCCGAGGGCCGCAAGGAAGAGGCGCAGGGCCTGCGTTGGGCGATGTTCGAGCGCGACCTGTCCGCTCCGTTGCTGCGGGCCTATCTGGCGCGCCTGCCGGACTTCGACGATGTGGAAGCGCTGGACCGCGCCTTGGCTCACGCCGCGACCTACGCCGATGTAGAGACGGCGCTGGGGTTTCTGATGGACTGGCCCGCGCACCGCGAGGCCGCCGCCCTGGTCGAGCGCCGCATTCGCGAGGTGCGCGCGCCGCTGCCGCTCAAGGCCGACTGGGCGGCGCGGCTGGCGCAAAAATATCCCGATGCGGCCGAGCGTTTGCTGGCTGCGCCCTAA
- a CDS encoding 2-hydroxyacid dehydrogenase, with translation MSPRKLKVVLTRRLPDAVETRMRELFDAELNLKDQPMDRAALRAAVQRAEVLVPTITDVIDADLINGAGEQLKMIANFGAGVDHIDVDAAVARGITVTNTPGVLTEDTADLAMSLILAVSRRIVEGAQVVAEGRFEGWTPTWMCGRKLWGKRLGIVGMGRIGQALARRAKAFGLQVHYHNRKPVPALIEEELGATYWDDLDQMLARMDIVSLNCPATKDTHHLLSAERLARLQPHAILINTARGELIDEAALAQAVAMRALSGVGLDVFENEPAIHHGLLGQSNVVLLPHLGSATLEARQDMGDRVIANVMTYQNGHRPPDRVIPAML, from the coding sequence ATGTCCCCCCGCAAGCTTAAGGTCGTATTAACCAGACGCCTGCCCGACGCGGTCGAAACGCGCATGCGCGAGTTGTTCGACGCCGAGCTGAACCTGAAGGATCAGCCGATGGATCGCGCCGCGCTGCGGGCCGCCGTCCAGCGGGCCGAGGTTCTGGTGCCCACCATCACAGACGTCATCGACGCCGACCTGATCAATGGCGCAGGCGAGCAGTTGAAGATGATCGCCAACTTCGGCGCCGGTGTGGACCATATCGACGTCGATGCGGCCGTGGCGCGCGGCATCACCGTCACCAACACCCCCGGCGTCCTGACCGAGGACACCGCCGACCTGGCCATGAGCCTGATCCTGGCCGTCAGCCGCCGCATCGTCGAGGGCGCCCAGGTGGTGGCCGAAGGCCGGTTCGAGGGCTGGACCCCGACCTGGATGTGCGGACGCAAGCTTTGGGGCAAGCGGCTGGGTATCGTCGGCATGGGCCGGATCGGCCAGGCCCTGGCCCGCCGCGCCAAGGCCTTCGGGCTTCAGGTCCACTATCACAATCGCAAGCCCGTCCCGGCCTTGATTGAGGAAGAGCTGGGCGCGACCTACTGGGACGACCTGGACCAGATGCTGGCGCGGATGGACATCGTCTCGCTGAACTGTCCGGCGACGAAGGACACCCACCATCTGCTGTCAGCCGAACGCCTGGCCCGGCTCCAGCCCCACGCCATCCTGATCAACACGGCGCGCGGAGAACTGATCGACGAGGCGGCCCTGGCCCAGGCGGTAGCCATGCGCGCTCTGTCCGGCGTCGGCCTGGACGTTTTCGAGAACGAGCCCGCCATCCATCATGGCCTGCTGGGTCAATCCAATGTCGTGCTCCTGCCCCACCTGGGTTCCGCCACGTTGGAAGCGCGCCAGGACATGGGCGACCGCGTCATCGCCAACGTCATGACCTACCAGAACGGCCACCGCCCGCCGGATCGGGTCATCCCCGCAATGCTTTAG
- the hslV gene encoding ATP-dependent protease subunit HslV, with protein sequence MTQTASNFPDWHGTTILAVRKNGRTVIAGDGQVSMGPTIVKGAARKVRTLAGGKVLAGFAGATADAFTLIERLEAKLEQYPDQLARACVDLAKDWRTDRYLRRLEAMLLVADKSSIFTVTGVGDVLEPEYGVAAVGSGGNYALSAARALIEETDLDAEQVARKAMKIAAEICVYTNGNLTVETLQA encoded by the coding sequence ATGACCCAGACCGCATCCAACTTCCCCGACTGGCACGGCACCACCATTCTGGCGGTGCGCAAGAACGGACGCACCGTGATCGCCGGCGACGGCCAGGTCTCGATGGGCCCGACGATCGTCAAGGGCGCCGCCCGCAAGGTGCGCACTCTGGCCGGCGGCAAGGTGCTGGCCGGCTTTGCCGGCGCCACGGCCGACGCCTTCACCCTGATCGAACGGCTTGAGGCGAAGCTGGAGCAGTATCCTGATCAGCTGGCGCGCGCCTGCGTCGATCTCGCCAAGGATTGGCGCACCGACCGCTATTTGCGCCGTCTGGAAGCCATGCTGCTGGTGGCGGACAAGTCGTCCATCTTCACCGTAACGGGCGTCGGCGATGTGCTGGAGCCGGAATATGGCGTCGCCGCCGTGGGTTCGGGCGGCAACTACGCCCTGTCGGCCGCCCGCGCCCTGATCGAGGAAACCGATCTGGACGCCGAACAGGTCGCGCGCAAGGCCATGAAGATCGCCGCCGAAATCTGCGTCTACACCAACGGCAATCTAACCGTGGAAACGCTTCAGGCCTGA
- the fabA gene encoding 3-hydroxyacyl-[acyl-carrier-protein] dehydratase FabA, with translation MTQSQYPSSFDHEALLASGRGELFGPGNAQLPAPPMLMFDRITTINADGGEHGKGYVEAELDIHPDLWFFQCHFIGDPVMPGCLGLDAMWQLVGFYLGWIGGPGRGRALGVGEVKFTGQVTPDVKKVVYKINLKRVINRKLVMGIADGVLEADGQVIYTCNDMRVGLFGAKEEAAGG, from the coding sequence TTGACCCAGTCCCAATATCCTTCGTCCTTCGATCATGAGGCCCTGCTGGCCTCGGGCCGCGGCGAGCTGTTCGGTCCCGGCAACGCCCAGCTGCCCGCCCCGCCGATGCTGATGTTCGACCGCATCACCACGATCAATGCGGACGGCGGAGAGCACGGCAAGGGCTATGTCGAGGCCGAACTCGACATCCATCCCGACCTCTGGTTCTTCCAATGCCACTTCATCGGCGACCCCGTCATGCCGGGCTGCCTGGGCCTGGACGCCATGTGGCAGCTGGTCGGCTTCTATCTGGGCTGGATCGGCGGTCCCGGCCGCGGCCGCGCCCTGGGCGTCGGCGAGGTCAAGTTCACCGGCCAGGTCACCCCGGACGTCAAGAAGGTGGTCTATAAGATCAACCTGAAACGCGTCATCAACCGCAAGCTGGTCATGGGCATCGCCGACGGCGTGCTGGAGGCCGACGGCCAGGTCATCTACACCTGCAACGACATGCGGGTCGGCCTGTTCGGCGCCAAGGAAGAGGCGGCGGGCGGTTAA
- a CDS encoding HesA/MoeB/ThiF family protein, with protein sequence MIFSEDEVERYARHLVLSELGGPGQQALKRARVLIVGAGGVGSPVALYLAAAGVGTLGLIDNDVVGLSNLQRQIAFSTAQVGRSKVEAAAERLVGLNPHVAVETFAERITAENAATRIGAFDIVLDGTDDFQTRLWVNAACVAASKPLVSGALGRWNGQVGVFAGQPCYQCLVPEVPPDAETCARVGVVGALTGVIGSMAALEVVKLITGAGEALTGRLMLYDGLAGSARTVRVAADPECPVCG encoded by the coding sequence GTGATCTTTTCCGAAGACGAAGTCGAACGCTATGCGCGCCATCTGGTCCTGTCCGAATTGGGCGGGCCGGGGCAGCAGGCGCTGAAGCGCGCGCGGGTGTTGATCGTCGGCGCGGGCGGCGTGGGATCGCCGGTGGCGCTCTATCTGGCGGCGGCGGGCGTCGGGACCCTGGGCCTGATCGACAACGATGTTGTGGGTCTGTCCAATCTGCAGAGGCAGATCGCCTTTTCGACGGCGCAGGTCGGCCGGTCGAAGGTCGAGGCGGCGGCGGAACGGCTGGTCGGCCTCAATCCGCATGTCGCGGTCGAAACCTTCGCCGAACGGATCACCGCCGAAAATGCGGCGACGCGGATCGGAGCCTTCGACATCGTGCTGGACGGGACCGACGATTTCCAGACCCGGCTGTGGGTCAACGCGGCCTGTGTTGCGGCGAGCAAGCCGCTGGTGTCTGGGGCGCTGGGCCGCTGGAACGGGCAGGTCGGCGTGTTTGCGGGCCAGCCCTGCTATCAATGCCTGGTGCCCGAGGTTCCGCCGGATGCCGAAACCTGTGCGCGCGTCGGCGTCGTGGGCGCTCTGACCGGCGTGATCGGGTCGATGGCGGCGCTTGAGGTCGTCAAGCTGATCACCGGCGCGGGCGAGGCCCTGACGGGACGGCTGATGCTGTATGACGGTCTGGCAGGCTCGGCGCGGACCGTGCGGGTCGCCGCTGATCCGGAATGCCCGGTCTGCGGCTGA
- a CDS encoding BLUF domain-containing protein, which translates to MIGGANHTIQSLAEILGASERNNRRDEIGSAMLFYEGEMAQVIEGARADLDRLMSRLWKDPRHHNIRVLDDRPVMQRRMREPARLCALSTQQAADILRGRRLSDLSSAGLEKLLSCEHVRMAA; encoded by the coding sequence ATGATCGGTGGCGCCAACCACACGATCCAGTCGCTTGCCGAAATCCTCGGCGCGTCGGAGCGAAACAATCGCCGCGACGAGATCGGCAGCGCCATGCTGTTCTACGAGGGCGAGATGGCCCAGGTCATCGAGGGCGCCCGTGCGGACCTGGACCGCCTGATGTCGCGCCTCTGGAAAGACCCGCGTCATCACAACATCCGCGTCCTGGATGATCGGCCCGTCATGCAGCGGCGGATGCGCGAACCCGCGCGGCTGTGCGCCCTCAGCACCCAGCAGGCCGCCGACATTCTGCGCGGACGACGCCTGAGCGATCTGTCCAGCGCGGGTCTGGAAAAGCTGCTGTCGTGCGAACACGTGCGGATGGCCGCCTGA
- a CDS encoding ClpP family protease, which produces MSEAAPSGVLTAEAFDTPRILLAGAVDYAMYDRFRQQMAEAPDTGLTVIELSTLGGDPEVARMMGEDVRFQSDINPSRRLVFLGKAAIYSAGATFMSFFAVENRYLTRGARVMIHERKMDKQLHVSGPLTTCIASVRAMLNELEHSIAIQNEGFENLVRGSSVTMEEVLKRAPANWYIEAQEAKALGLIAEVI; this is translated from the coding sequence ATGTCAGAGGCGGCGCCGAGCGGCGTTCTGACGGCCGAAGCTTTCGATACGCCGCGCATTCTTCTCGCCGGCGCGGTCGATTACGCCATGTACGACCGCTTCCGCCAGCAGATGGCGGAGGCGCCCGACACCGGGCTGACCGTCATCGAACTGTCCACCCTGGGCGGTGATCCGGAGGTGGCGCGCATGATGGGCGAGGACGTGCGCTTTCAAAGCGACATCAATCCGTCCCGCCGGCTGGTCTTTCTGGGCAAGGCGGCGATCTATTCCGCCGGCGCCACCTTCATGAGCTTCTTTGCGGTGGAGAACCGCTATCTGACGCGGGGCGCGCGAGTGATGATCCATGAGCGCAAGATGGATAAGCAACTGCATGTCTCGGGGCCGCTGACGACCTGCATCGCCTCGGTTCGCGCCATGCTGAACGAGCTGGAACACTCCATCGCCATCCAGAACGAAGGTTTCGAGAATCTGGTGCGCGGATCGTCGGTCACGATGGAGGAGGTGCTGAAACGCGCCCCCGCCAACTGGTACATCGAGGCCCAGGAGGCCAAGGCGCTGGGCCTGATCGCCGAAGTGATCTGA
- a CDS encoding SH3 domain-containing protein produces MSSKAAAIFQSLRRRIAIVGAVLGLGVMASAGATMPDGRPTPTGLEVPRWISLKSSHVRARQGPGLDYPILWEYRAAGLPVQVIAETTEWRKICDPDGAVAWIHRTVSSGRRYVFNTTAEEVPIRSGRSETASVRARLSPRALVMLDECEEGWCKVRARRLEGFVAQRAVFGTQERALCNANRPAGTGRN; encoded by the coding sequence GTGTCTAGCAAAGCCGCCGCCATCTTCCAAAGCCTGCGACGCCGCATCGCCATCGTGGGAGCCGTTCTCGGCCTCGGCGTGATGGCCAGCGCCGGCGCGACCATGCCCGACGGCCGCCCGACGCCGACGGGGCTTGAGGTGCCGCGCTGGATTTCGCTGAAGTCCTCGCACGTCCGCGCGCGCCAGGGGCCGGGCCTGGATTATCCGATCCTGTGGGAATATCGGGCCGCCGGGCTGCCGGTTCAGGTGATCGCCGAGACGACCGAATGGCGCAAGATCTGCGATCCCGACGGCGCCGTGGCCTGGATCCACCGCACGGTGTCGTCGGGCCGGCGCTATGTTTTCAACACGACTGCCGAGGAAGTGCCGATCCGGTCCGGCCGATCCGAGACGGCGTCGGTGCGGGCGCGCCTGTCGCCGCGCGCCCTGGTGATGCTGGACGAATGCGAAGAGGGCTGGTGCAAGGTCCGGGCGCGACGGCTGGAGGGTTTCGTGGCCCAGCGGGCCGTGTTCGGCACCCAAGAACGCGCACTGTGCAACGCCAATCGCCCCGCGGGCACGGGTCGCAACTGA